One window of Cryobacterium arcticum genomic DNA carries:
- a CDS encoding sugar-binding transcriptional regulator — protein sequence MSLVDESAQSDRVRDALTAAHLYYMQDLTMDAIAHELHTSRSSVSRLLSHARATGLVDIQIRSPLDAPSRLELLIAERFQITAHVVPVPDHATDVDRLERVALSVARILGQFFDSNMVMGIAWGSTMNAISRHVTPKQTHNSQIIQLNGAGNMRTTGLSYASEILGRFGYAFGAHVHQFPVPAFFDSPATKQALWRERSVSRLLEMQARMDVALFGLGSPFSEVPSHVYAGGYLEEADYTSLSRAGVVGDVATIFYRADGSTDGILLNARGTGPDFGVLRRTPRRLCVVSGTAKLASLRGALKAGLITDLFVDESTARALVSAT from the coding sequence GTGAGCCTCGTCGACGAGTCAGCGCAGTCCGATCGGGTGCGGGATGCCCTCACCGCGGCGCACCTGTATTACATGCAGGACCTGACCATGGATGCCATCGCCCACGAGCTGCATACCTCCCGCTCCTCGGTGTCCCGCCTGCTCAGCCACGCTCGGGCGACCGGCCTCGTCGACATCCAGATCCGCTCGCCACTGGACGCCCCGAGCCGCCTCGAGCTGCTCATCGCGGAGCGCTTCCAGATCACCGCGCACGTCGTTCCGGTGCCCGATCACGCCACAGACGTGGACAGATTGGAACGTGTGGCGCTCTCAGTTGCACGGATTCTCGGTCAGTTCTTCGACTCGAACATGGTCATGGGGATCGCCTGGGGCTCCACGATGAACGCCATCAGCCGCCACGTGACGCCCAAACAGACCCACAACTCGCAGATCATCCAGCTCAACGGCGCCGGCAATATGCGCACCACCGGCCTCAGCTACGCCAGCGAGATCCTCGGCCGGTTCGGCTACGCGTTCGGGGCGCACGTGCACCAGTTCCCGGTGCCGGCATTTTTCGACAGCCCGGCCACCAAGCAGGCGCTTTGGCGGGAACGCAGCGTGAGCCGTCTGCTCGAGATGCAGGCCCGGATGGATGTGGCCCTGTTCGGTCTCGGCTCCCCGTTCTCCGAGGTGCCCAGCCACGTCTACGCGGGCGGGTACCTGGAGGAGGCCGACTACACCTCGCTCAGCCGGGCGGGCGTGGTGGGCGATGTGGCCACCATCTTCTACCGGGCGGACGGCTCCACCGACGGCATCCTGCTGAACGCACGCGGTACCGGCCCTGATTTCGGCGTGCTGCGGAGGACCCCGCGCCGGCTCTGCGTGGTCTCGGGGACGGCGAAGCTCGCCAGCCTTCGCGGTGCGCTCAAGGCCGGCCTGATCACCGATCTCTTCGTGGACGAAAGCACTGCACGGGCCCTGGTCTCGGCGACCTGA
- a CDS encoding riboflavin synthase: protein MFTGIIEELGSIEHIEHTNDAARLTIRGPLVVDGAGHGDSISVNGVCLTVVEQTPDTFTADVMAQTLAMSTLSGATEGSAVNLERAALVGGRLGGHLVQGHIDGTGTVLAIVPGDAWRVVRFTLGPALAPLVVDKGSIAIDGVSLTVSNISPAAEPEQWFEVSLIPETLAATTLGGLEIGDRVNLETDILARHVERMLALAASAAERAAPATRAASELSEPSAASVVQRSTS, encoded by the coding sequence ATGTTCACCGGAATCATTGAGGAGCTCGGCAGCATCGAGCACATCGAGCACACCAACGACGCCGCCCGCCTCACCATCCGTGGCCCGCTGGTGGTCGACGGCGCCGGGCACGGCGACTCCATCTCGGTGAACGGCGTATGCCTGACCGTGGTGGAACAGACCCCCGACACCTTCACCGCCGACGTGATGGCGCAGACCCTGGCCATGTCGACGCTGTCCGGCGCCACCGAGGGCTCGGCAGTGAACCTTGAACGTGCCGCCTTGGTGGGCGGCCGGCTCGGCGGCCACCTCGTGCAGGGCCACATCGACGGCACCGGCACCGTGCTGGCCATCGTGCCCGGCGACGCGTGGCGGGTCGTGCGTTTCACGCTCGGCCCTGCCCTGGCGCCCCTCGTGGTGGACAAGGGCTCGATCGCCATCGACGGCGTGTCCCTCACTGTGAGCAACATCTCCCCGGCAGCCGAGCCTGAGCAGTGGTTCGAGGTGTCGCTGATCCCCGAGACGCTCGCGGCCACGACCCTGGGCGGCCTCGAGATCGGCGACCGGGTGAACCTGGAGACCGACATCCTGGCCCGGCACGTCGAGCGGATGCTCGCCCTCGCGGCGAGCGCCGCCGAGCGGGCCGCCCCGGCCACCCGCGCCGCATCCGAACTTTCCGAACCGTCCGCAGCATCCGTTGTACAAAGGAGCACCTCATGA
- the ribA gene encoding GTP cyclohydrolase II: protein MSLADIPTALAALRLGKPVIVADDEGRENEGDVIISAQLATQEWLAWTVRHSSGFICAPMTNDIADTLDLPVMVLNNEDPRGTNYTVTVDAADRLSTGISAADRAHTLRVLADPASTPTSLNRPGHILPLRAMDGGVRERDGHTEAAVDLMKLAGLVPVAGISEIVAEDGEMMRLPGLLVLGEREGIPVITIADLIEYLQEFHCDDDLASVSPIRESPRVDFEVETTVPTSHGAFKIRAYRDRMTGADHVAIVSGTPHDGALVRVHSECLTGEAFGSLKCECGPQLQAALDTIDREGGVVVYLRGQEGRGIGLINKLRAYKLQEDGLDTLDANLALGLPADSRDYGAATAILDELGVSSVRLLTNNPEKVRQLEAHGVTVTERVPLVVGVGSHNEDYLAAKRDRMGHEISAHQIVKGLAL, encoded by the coding sequence ATGAGCCTCGCCGACATCCCCACCGCACTCGCGGCACTCCGGCTCGGCAAGCCCGTCATCGTCGCCGACGACGAGGGGCGCGAGAACGAGGGCGACGTGATCATCTCAGCCCAGCTGGCCACGCAGGAGTGGCTGGCCTGGACGGTGCGGCACTCCTCCGGGTTCATCTGCGCGCCGATGACCAACGACATCGCCGACACGCTCGACCTGCCCGTGATGGTGCTCAACAACGAAGACCCCCGCGGCACCAACTACACCGTGACCGTCGACGCCGCCGACCGGCTCAGCACGGGCATCAGCGCCGCCGACCGGGCGCACACCCTGCGCGTGCTGGCCGACCCGGCTTCCACGCCCACCAGCCTCAACCGGCCCGGCCACATCCTGCCGCTGCGTGCGATGGATGGCGGCGTGCGGGAACGTGACGGCCACACCGAGGCCGCCGTGGACCTGATGAAACTGGCCGGGCTCGTGCCCGTCGCCGGGATCAGCGAGATCGTCGCCGAGGACGGCGAGATGATGCGGTTGCCCGGACTGCTCGTGCTCGGCGAGCGCGAGGGTATCCCGGTGATCACCATCGCCGACCTCATCGAGTACCTGCAGGAATTCCACTGCGACGACGACCTCGCCTCGGTCAGCCCCATCCGCGAGTCGCCGCGGGTGGACTTCGAGGTGGAGACCACGGTGCCCACCTCGCACGGCGCCTTCAAGATCCGCGCCTACCGCGACCGGATGACCGGCGCCGACCACGTGGCCATCGTCTCAGGCACCCCGCACGACGGCGCCCTCGTGCGCGTGCACTCCGAGTGCCTCACCGGCGAGGCCTTCGGCTCGCTCAAGTGCGAGTGCGGCCCGCAGCTGCAGGCCGCCCTGGACACCATCGACCGGGAAGGCGGCGTGGTCGTGTACCTGCGCGGCCAGGAGGGCCGCGGTATCGGGCTGATCAACAAGCTGCGCGCCTACAAGCTGCAGGAAGACGGCCTGGACACCCTCGACGCGAACCTCGCGCTCGGCCTGCCCGCCGACTCCCGCGACTACGGCGCGGCCACCGCCATCCTCGACGAGCTCGGCGTGAGCTCGGTGCGCCTACTCACCAACAACCCCGAGAAGGTGCGCCAGCTCGAGGCGCACGGCGTGACGGTCACCGAGCGGGTGCCGCTCGTCGTGGGCGTCGGCAGCCACAACGAGGACTACCTGGCGGCCAAACGTGACCGCATGGGCCATGAAATCTCAGCACACCAGATCGTGAAAGGACTCGCACTATGA
- a CDS encoding ABC transporter ATP-binding protein, with amino-acid sequence MGRRGAPVEGPRASFSQLLPYLFEHKAVLSVVVVLSVLGAAASLAQPLLVSQVITLVEAGNPLDGIVGALVALVVVSALISGYQHYLLQRTGEGVVLSSRKRLIGRMLNLPISQFDARRTGDLVSRVSSDTTLLRAVLTQGAVEAIGGSLTFIGAIIAMLIIDPVLLGLTVLVIGVSVVTVVLLSQRIRTASLAAQTKVGDLAASVERAISAVRTVRAANATAREITVVEKDAEGAWQMGIKVAKISALVVPIAGIALQVSLLVVLGVGGFRVADGSITVANLVAFILFLFMMIMPLGQFFGAITSINSALGALGRIQEIIDLPSEDQFDRDIAPLAIVVGAANARVNPQAPAISFEDVRFHYAPTVAATTDAVTGEPLVRPGPVAQAVLAAEDGTTPDATTEFGGTDGVAPAGETTAAAERQPVLRGVSFSAPRGLRTALVGPSGAGKSTILALIERFYDADSGVVRLGGLDIRSLDRTDLRSQIGYVEQDAPVLAGSLRDNLTLATPDATDEECVAVLHAVNLGEVLDRDPAGLAAAVGEDGVKLSGGERQRLAIARALLAAPPILLLDESTSSLDGMNEQLMREAIDAVAVDRTLIVIAHRLSTVVDSDQIVVLDHGEVVGTGTHSELVVSTPLYRDLAKHQLLV; translated from the coding sequence ATGGGTCGGCGTGGCGCACCCGTCGAAGGTCCGCGCGCATCCTTCAGCCAGCTGTTGCCCTACCTCTTCGAGCACAAGGCCGTGCTCAGCGTGGTCGTGGTGCTCAGCGTGCTCGGCGCCGCGGCCAGCCTGGCGCAGCCGCTGCTCGTGAGCCAGGTCATCACCCTCGTCGAGGCGGGCAATCCGCTAGACGGCATCGTCGGCGCCCTCGTGGCCCTTGTCGTGGTCTCGGCGCTGATCAGCGGCTACCAGCACTACCTGCTGCAGCGCACCGGCGAGGGCGTGGTGCTCTCCAGCCGTAAGCGCCTGATCGGGCGGATGCTCAACCTGCCGATCAGCCAGTTCGACGCCCGTCGCACCGGGGACCTGGTCTCCCGGGTGAGCTCGGACACCACCCTGCTCCGCGCCGTACTCACCCAGGGCGCCGTCGAGGCCATCGGCGGGTCGCTCACCTTCATCGGCGCCATCATCGCGATGCTCATCATCGACCCGGTGCTGCTGGGCCTGACCGTGCTCGTGATCGGCGTCTCCGTGGTCACCGTGGTTCTGCTCAGCCAGCGCATCCGCACGGCCAGCCTGGCCGCGCAGACCAAGGTGGGCGACCTCGCCGCGAGCGTGGAACGCGCCATCAGCGCCGTGCGCACGGTGCGCGCCGCGAACGCCACCGCCCGGGAGATCACCGTGGTGGAGAAGGACGCCGAGGGCGCCTGGCAGATGGGCATCAAGGTCGCCAAGATCTCCGCCCTGGTCGTGCCCATCGCCGGCATCGCCCTGCAGGTGTCGCTGCTCGTCGTGCTCGGCGTCGGCGGCTTCCGCGTCGCCGACGGGAGCATCACGGTCGCCAACCTCGTCGCGTTCATCCTGTTCCTGTTCATGATGATCATGCCGCTGGGCCAGTTCTTCGGGGCGATCACCTCGATCAACTCGGCGCTCGGCGCGCTCGGCCGCATCCAGGAGATCATCGACCTGCCCAGCGAAGACCAGTTCGACCGAGACATCGCCCCGCTGGCGATCGTGGTCGGCGCCGCGAACGCCCGGGTCAACCCGCAAGCGCCGGCGATCTCGTTCGAGGACGTGCGCTTCCACTACGCGCCCACCGTGGCCGCCACGACGGATGCCGTCACCGGCGAGCCGCTCGTGCGCCCGGGCCCGGTGGCCCAGGCGGTTCTCGCCGCTGAAGACGGCACCACCCCCGACGCCACCACCGAGTTCGGCGGCACGGACGGTGTGGCCCCGGCCGGGGAGACCACCGCGGCAGCCGAACGCCAGCCCGTGCTGCGCGGCGTCTCGTTCAGCGCCCCGCGCGGCCTCCGCACCGCCCTCGTCGGGCCCTCTGGCGCCGGCAAGAGCACCATCCTCGCGCTGATCGAGCGGTTCTACGACGCCGACTCGGGCGTGGTGCGGCTCGGCGGCCTCGACATCCGCAGCCTGGACCGCACGGACCTGCGCAGCCAGATCGGCTACGTGGAGCAGGACGCTCCGGTGCTGGCCGGGTCGCTGCGCGACAACCTCACCCTCGCCACGCCCGACGCCACCGACGAGGAGTGCGTGGCCGTGCTGCACGCCGTGAACCTCGGCGAGGTGCTCGACCGCGACCCGGCCGGCCTGGCCGCCGCGGTCGGGGAGGACGGCGTCAAGCTCTCCGGCGGCGAGCGCCAGCGCCTGGCCATCGCCCGCGCGCTGCTCGCGGCGCCGCCGATCCTGCTGCTCGACGAGTCCACGTCCAGCCTGGACGGCATGAATGAGCAGCTGATGCGGGAGGCCATCGACGCGGTGGCCGTCGATCGCACGCTGATCGTGATCGCGCACCGGCTCTCCACCGTCGTCGACTCCGACCAGATCGTGGTGCTCGACCACGGCGAGGTGGTGGGCACCGGAACCCACTCCGAACTCGTCGTGTCCACGCCGCTCTACCGCGACCTGGCCAAGCACCAGCTGCTCGTCTAG
- a CDS encoding sensor histidine kinase: MNNLVALLWSAPRLWRYAAIAVLLLLVYLLGLAALSAPASPSGVAAWWPAAAAGVLALCLARGSERWLVAVLVGAVSVASNLSGGRTLAVALGFGLANALETFVFTAIFARENRPAQLDTVRDVLRFAVAAACGAAAVGVVAAGTLALLTGASFGAVLFSALPSHAFAVFTLVPLALTRGRPGRAERRLELLIQIGFVLLVLGVAYGPGRSLPISFLILPLLTWAAFRFGIRVVAWELCLTALVASGFTSMGIGYFTSAGGTATTATGSLVHLFLITYATSVLLLAAELAQRDALLEREREVVHALLDLNRQKDDFVSSVSHELRTPITSILGFAEELEDTDLTHEQARFTRVVVRNSHRLAQLVENLLDLSSMSLRSDAGPVGPVDLRTLVTECVEELTPQAHSTGVTLTAEFGDGMLTLQSSASDVRRVLTNLVGNAVKFTPAHGRVWVGCTADADGVLLTVSDNGIGIPPSDVERVFDRFYRSASAESLPGTGLGLPLTKGLVDRLGGTVDLQSDGRTGTHVTIALPRRAAPAPARDSSAVTAGM, translated from the coding sequence GTGAATAATCTCGTCGCGTTGCTCTGGAGCGCGCCCCGTCTCTGGCGGTATGCCGCGATCGCCGTGTTACTGCTGTTGGTCTACCTCCTCGGCCTCGCCGCGCTGTCGGCTCCGGCATCGCCCAGCGGGGTGGCCGCCTGGTGGCCTGCTGCCGCCGCCGGAGTCCTCGCGCTCTGCCTGGCCCGCGGATCCGAACGTTGGCTCGTCGCCGTGCTGGTGGGCGCCGTCAGCGTGGCATCGAATCTCAGCGGCGGACGCACGCTGGCCGTCGCCCTCGGTTTCGGCCTGGCCAATGCGCTGGAGACCTTTGTGTTCACCGCGATCTTCGCCCGAGAAAACCGTCCCGCCCAGCTCGACACCGTGCGGGACGTGCTGCGATTCGCCGTCGCGGCGGCGTGCGGGGCCGCGGCCGTGGGCGTCGTGGCAGCCGGCACCCTCGCGCTGCTGACGGGCGCGTCCTTCGGCGCCGTGCTGTTCTCGGCGCTACCGTCCCACGCCTTCGCCGTGTTCACTCTCGTTCCGCTGGCGCTGACGCGAGGCCGACCGGGCCGGGCCGAGAGGCGACTGGAGTTGCTCATCCAAATCGGCTTCGTGCTGCTGGTGCTCGGCGTGGCGTACGGCCCGGGCAGGTCCCTGCCGATCTCATTCCTCATCCTGCCCCTGCTCACCTGGGCGGCGTTCCGGTTCGGCATCCGGGTGGTGGCCTGGGAACTGTGTCTCACCGCGTTGGTGGCATCGGGATTCACCTCGATGGGAATCGGCTATTTCACCTCGGCCGGCGGCACCGCGACCACCGCCACGGGCTCCCTCGTGCACCTCTTCCTGATCACGTACGCGACCTCGGTGCTGCTGCTGGCCGCCGAACTCGCCCAGCGGGACGCCCTGCTCGAACGCGAACGAGAGGTGGTGCACGCTCTGCTGGACCTCAACCGCCAGAAGGACGATTTCGTCTCGTCGGTCAGCCACGAGCTCCGCACCCCCATCACCAGCATCCTGGGCTTTGCGGAAGAGCTCGAAGACACCGATCTCACCCACGAGCAGGCCCGGTTCACCCGGGTGGTCGTGCGCAACTCGCACCGGCTGGCCCAGCTGGTGGAGAACCTGCTCGATCTCTCCAGCATGAGCCTGCGGTCGGACGCCGGCCCGGTCGGGCCTGTCGACCTGCGCACCCTGGTCACCGAGTGCGTCGAGGAGCTGACCCCGCAGGCACACAGCACCGGCGTCACCCTGACCGCCGAGTTCGGCGACGGGATGCTGACCCTGCAGAGCTCGGCATCCGACGTGCGGCGAGTGCTGACCAATCTGGTCGGCAACGCCGTCAAGTTCACGCCGGCACACGGGCGGGTGTGGGTGGGCTGCACCGCCGACGCCGACGGGGTGCTGCTCACCGTGAGCGACAACGGCATCGGCATTCCGCCGTCCGACGTGGAGCGGGTCTTCGACAGGTTCTACCGGTCGGCCAGCGCCGAGTCGCTGCCGGGCACCGGTCTCGGCCTGCCGCTGACCAAGGGACTGGTCGACCGGCTCGGCGGCACCGTGGACCTGCAGTCCGACGGCCGCACCGGCACCCACGTCACGATCGCCCTGCCCCGGCGGGCCGCGCCGGCACCGGCGAGGGATTCGTCGGCCGTCACCGCCGGAATGTAG
- a CDS encoding response regulator transcription factor: MSRILIVEDDEDVRALIVHKLRRAGHEVSEAGDGQEGLEAARTSVPDLVVLDWMMPKLTGVEVCAQIRADTTLTQPCILLLTAKSQDSDIAQAMAAGADGYLIKPFRANDLLERVDALLAPH; this comes from the coding sequence ATGTCACGCATTCTGATCGTCGAGGACGACGAGGATGTCAGGGCGCTCATCGTCCACAAGCTGCGCCGCGCCGGGCACGAGGTGTCCGAGGCCGGCGACGGGCAGGAGGGGTTGGAGGCGGCGCGCACCAGCGTGCCGGACCTGGTGGTGCTGGACTGGATGATGCCCAAGCTCACCGGGGTGGAGGTGTGTGCGCAGATCCGTGCGGACACCACGCTGACCCAGCCGTGCATCCTGTTGCTCACGGCCAAGTCGCAGGACAGCGACATCGCCCAGGCGATGGCGGCCGGGGCCGACGGGTACCTGATCAAGCCGTTCCGGGCCAACGATCTGCTCGAACGCGTCGACGCCCTGCTGGCGCCCCACTAG
- a CDS encoding MFS transporter, with the protein MSASTAAVTSAAPAPANPRSRVILASLIGTTIEFYDFYVYATAAVLVFPHLFFPTGNETAALLASFAVFGAAMVARPLGALFFGHFGDRKGRKATLVGALLTMGIATFLIGVLPTYSMVGWFAPAMLVVLRLAQGFALGGEWSGAALVATENAPKGKRAWYGTFPQVGAPLGFIIANGLFLLIALLLPSDDPTRPSDAFLEWAWRIPFLFSAVMVIIGLWVRLRLVESDSFTKIVTTKKVAKLPLAAVFKTNWRELILGTFIMLATYVLFYLMTTFSLSYGRAATDAPVAGLGYSYTTFVLMMIAGVVFFGIFTLASGPWADRFGRRRTLLWVTAGIVVFGFLFVPLLGAGFIGVMVFLILGFTLMGMTFGPMGALLPELFPTNVRYTGSAFAYNMSSILGAAVAPFIAVWLWTLGGGSPFWVGMYLSVMGLVTLVALFLSRETRDLDLDR; encoded by the coding sequence ATGTCTGCATCCACCGCGGCGGTCACCTCCGCCGCTCCCGCGCCCGCGAATCCGCGCAGCCGCGTCATCCTGGCCAGCCTCATCGGCACCACCATCGAGTTCTACGACTTCTACGTCTACGCCACCGCGGCGGTCCTCGTCTTCCCGCACCTCTTCTTCCCCACCGGCAACGAGACCGCGGCCCTGCTGGCCTCGTTCGCGGTGTTCGGCGCCGCCATGGTGGCCCGCCCGCTCGGCGCCCTGTTCTTCGGTCACTTCGGCGACCGGAAGGGCCGCAAGGCCACTCTCGTCGGCGCTCTGCTCACGATGGGTATCGCGACGTTCCTCATCGGCGTGCTGCCGACCTACTCGATGGTGGGCTGGTTCGCCCCGGCCATGCTGGTGGTTCTCCGTCTCGCACAGGGCTTCGCACTCGGCGGCGAGTGGAGCGGTGCCGCCCTGGTGGCCACCGAGAACGCGCCGAAGGGCAAGCGCGCCTGGTACGGCACCTTCCCGCAGGTGGGTGCACCGCTCGGTTTCATCATCGCCAACGGCCTGTTCCTCCTCATCGCACTGCTGTTGCCCTCCGACGACCCGACCCGGCCGTCCGACGCGTTCCTCGAGTGGGCCTGGCGGATTCCGTTCCTGTTCAGCGCCGTCATGGTGATCATCGGCCTGTGGGTGCGCCTGCGCCTGGTGGAGAGCGACTCGTTCACCAAGATCGTCACCACCAAGAAGGTGGCCAAGCTGCCGCTCGCCGCGGTGTTCAAGACCAACTGGCGCGAACTCATCCTGGGCACGTTCATCATGCTGGCCACCTATGTGCTGTTCTACCTGATGACCACCTTCAGCCTGAGCTACGGCCGTGCCGCAACGGATGCGCCGGTGGCCGGTCTCGGCTACAGCTACACGACGTTCGTGCTCATGATGATCGCCGGCGTGGTGTTCTTCGGCATCTTCACCCTCGCCTCCGGGCCCTGGGCCGACCGGTTCGGCCGTCGCCGCACGCTGCTCTGGGTCACCGCGGGCATCGTGGTGTTCGGGTTCCTCTTCGTTCCGCTGCTGGGCGCCGGGTTCATCGGCGTGATGGTGTTCCTGATCCTGGGCTTCACTCTGATGGGAATGACGTTCGGCCCGATGGGCGCCCTGTTGCCTGAGCTGTTCCCCACCAATGTGCGTTACACCGGCTCGGCGTTCGCGTACAACATGAGCTCGATCCTCGGTGCGGCCGTGGCGCCGTTCATCGCCGTGTGGCTGTGGACCCTCGGCGGCGGCAGCCCGTTCTGGGTGGGCATGTATCTCTCGGTGATGGGCCTGGTCACCCTGGTGGCGCTGTTCCTCAGCCGCGAAACCCGCGACCTCGACCTGGACCGCTAG
- the ribD gene encoding bifunctional diaminohydroxyphosphoribosylaminopyrimidine deaminase/5-amino-6-(5-phosphoribosylamino)uracil reductase RibD: MHQQHTLDSAMRRALQLAGNGPAAGVNPRVGCVILSPVGEVIAEGWHRGAGTAHAEVDALAQLAPDAARGATAVVTLEPCNHTGRTGPCALALIDAGIGRVVYAVADPGRHSSGGADRLRAAGVDVTGGLLADEVEAFLSDWLVAARLGRPFVTLKWASSLDGRAAAADGSSRWITGPLARQDVHERRAAADAILVGTGTALADDPGLTARDRDGALLPHQPQPVVVGDRAVPAGAAVHRHPLAPWFVPGHDVAAVLATLHERGIRRVFVEGGPTLASAFVRAGLVDEFLVYLAPTLLGGDRLALGDIGVTGIAGQRRLHIDDLVRLGEDILLVARTIPTETTTDQTIPAVTASEK; encoded by the coding sequence ATGCACCAGCAGCACACGCTCGACAGCGCCATGCGCCGAGCCCTGCAGCTGGCCGGCAACGGACCGGCCGCGGGCGTCAACCCCCGGGTCGGTTGTGTCATCCTCAGCCCCGTCGGCGAGGTCATCGCCGAAGGCTGGCATCGCGGCGCCGGCACCGCTCATGCCGAAGTGGATGCGCTCGCCCAGCTAGCCCCGGATGCCGCCCGTGGAGCCACGGCCGTGGTCACCCTCGAACCCTGCAACCACACCGGCCGCACCGGCCCCTGCGCCCTCGCCCTGATCGACGCCGGCATCGGCCGTGTCGTCTACGCCGTCGCCGACCCCGGCCGGCACTCCTCCGGCGGCGCCGACCGCCTGCGCGCGGCCGGTGTCGACGTGACCGGCGGGCTCCTCGCCGACGAGGTCGAGGCTTTCCTCTCCGACTGGCTGGTCGCCGCCCGGCTCGGCCGCCCGTTCGTGACACTCAAGTGGGCCTCGAGCCTGGACGGCCGCGCCGCGGCGGCCGACGGCAGCAGCCGCTGGATCACCGGACCGCTCGCCCGGCAGGACGTGCACGAGCGTCGCGCCGCGGCCGACGCGATCCTCGTGGGCACCGGCACCGCCCTGGCGGACGACCCGGGCCTCACCGCCCGCGACCGTGACGGCGCCCTGCTGCCGCACCAGCCGCAACCCGTCGTGGTGGGCGACCGGGCCGTGCCGGCCGGCGCCGCGGTGCACCGGCATCCCCTCGCACCCTGGTTTGTGCCCGGCCACGACGTGGCCGCGGTGCTCGCCACCCTGCATGAGCGCGGCATCCGCCGGGTGTTCGTGGAAGGCGGCCCCACCCTGGCCAGCGCCTTCGTGCGGGCCGGGCTGGTCGACGAGTTCCTGGTCTACCTGGCTCCCACCCTCCTCGGCGGAGACCGGCTGGCCCTCGGCGACATCGGCGTCACCGGCATCGCCGGGCAACGCCGGCTGCACATCGACGACCTTGTGCGGCTCGGTGAGGACATCCTGCTGGTCGCCCGCACCATCCCCACCGAGACCACCACCGACCAGACCATCCCCGCCGTGACAGCCAGCGAGAAGTGA
- the ribH gene encoding 6,7-dimethyl-8-ribityllumazine synthase, whose protein sequence is MSGAGSPDINVDGTGLEVVIIAGRWHDVITDGLIAGATRVLEASGATFSLVRVPGSFELPVASKVALDAGADAVVALGVIIRGGTPHFEYVSAAATDGLTRVALDTGKPVGFGVLTLDDEQQGLDRAGLPGSKEDKGEEAATAALATALVLKALRDR, encoded by the coding sequence ATGAGTGGAGCAGGCTCCCCCGACATCAACGTCGACGGCACCGGACTGGAGGTCGTGATCATCGCCGGCCGCTGGCACGACGTGATCACCGACGGGCTCATCGCCGGGGCCACCCGGGTGCTCGAGGCATCCGGGGCGACGTTCTCGCTCGTGCGCGTTCCCGGCAGCTTCGAGCTGCCCGTGGCGAGCAAGGTGGCGCTGGATGCCGGCGCCGACGCGGTGGTGGCGCTCGGCGTGATCATCCGCGGCGGTACCCCGCACTTCGAGTACGTGTCGGCGGCGGCGACGGATGGCCTCACCCGCGTGGCCCTGGACACCGGCAAGCCCGTGGGCTTCGGCGTGCTCACCCTGGACGACGAGCAGCAGGGCCTGGACCGGGCCGGCCTGCCCGGCTCGAAGGAAGACAAGGGCGAGGAGGCTGCGACGGCGGCCCTGGCCACGGCTCTCGTGCTCAAGGCCCTGCGCGACCGGTAG